In the genome of Candidatus Aegiribacteria sp., one region contains:
- a CDS encoding ABC transporter ATP-binding protein — protein sequence MPEQSPEVVSVHDLRKSYGDVKAVDGISFSVIKGEIFGIVGPNGAGKTTTMDCIVGMKKSDSGSLSVLGLDPIKQGLKLRQRLGIQQQESELPDRIRVRETMELFSSFYNRTLEWRDILDHLALMDKSEAYFSDLSGGQKRRLFVALALIGDPEILFLDELTSGLDPQARRIIWKLVTRLRDEGRTIFLSTHYMDEAEKLCDRVAIIDKGRIIALDTPDELISSLGFGIRVIFTASGDFSESTLNEISGILSVERDGDRITCTIRDSSVVLEIVKKLIRLDTALDDFRTERTTLEDVFLAVTGKEVRN from the coding sequence ATGCCAGAACAGTCACCTGAAGTCGTCAGCGTTCATGACCTCAGAAAATCTTACGGTGATGTAAAGGCCGTTGACGGTATAAGCTTCTCAGTGATCAAGGGTGAGATCTTCGGAATCGTAGGTCCGAACGGTGCAGGCAAGACAACTACGATGGACTGTATCGTCGGTATGAAGAAATCTGATTCGGGTTCTCTGAGCGTTCTGGGACTGGACCCTATTAAACAGGGGCTGAAGCTTCGTCAGAGACTCGGTATACAGCAGCAGGAATCTGAGTTGCCGGACAGGATCAGAGTCCGCGAAACAATGGAACTCTTTTCTTCCTTCTACAACAGAACACTCGAATGGAGGGATATCCTCGATCATCTCGCTCTGATGGATAAATCCGAGGCTTATTTCTCCGATCTTTCCGGAGGACAGAAGAGAAGGCTCTTTGTAGCTCTGGCATTGATAGGAGACCCCGAGATCCTCTTCCTGGATGAACTGACAAGCGGTCTAGATCCACAGGCACGAAGGATAATCTGGAAACTTGTCACAAGGCTCAGGGATGAGGGCAGAACTATCTTCCTCTCAACTCATTACATGGATGAAGCTGAAAAACTGTGTGACAGAGTTGCGATAATCGATAAAGGCAGAATAATAGCGCTCGATACCCCGGATGAACTGATCTCGTCGCTTGGATTTGGCATCAGGGTCATCTTCACTGCATCGGGAGATTTTTCAGAATCAACACTGAATGAAATCTCCGGTATTCTTTCCGTCGAGAGGGATGGAGACAGGATCACATGCACGATCCGAGACAGCAGTGTCGTACTGGAGATTGTGAAGAAACTCATACGTCTGG